One part of the Streptomyces sp. AM 2-1-1 genome encodes these proteins:
- a CDS encoding citrate synthase/methylcitrate synthase produces the protein MPTTTHTPAPSGVPRGLAGVVVTDTVLGDVRGAEGFYHYRQYSAVELAGTRSFEDVWHLMFHGELPDAPARAAFAARVAELRHLPDEVRAALPALARAGAISGPLAGLRTALSLLGASAGHRPLYDIGPDRRRDDALAVCAAVPTLLTALHRLGEGLEPVEPRDDLPHAANYLYMLTGEVPDPVRARAVERYLISTVDHGFNASTFTARVVASTGADMAACLVAAVGALSGPLHGGAPSRALDTLDAIGTPDRIDGWIREQVLSGGRIMGFGHPVYRTEDPRSRMLRGIAEEFGGPLADFAVEVERQVEVILAELKPGRELHTNVEFYAGVVMELCGLPRAMFTPTFCTARVVGWSANVLEQAADSKIIRPAARYVGTPPPQPVPAP, from the coding sequence ATGCCCACCACCACCCACACCCCCGCGCCCTCCGGAGTGCCCCGCGGCCTCGCGGGCGTCGTCGTCACCGACACCGTCCTGGGCGATGTCCGGGGCGCCGAGGGCTTCTACCACTACCGCCAGTACTCGGCGGTGGAGCTGGCCGGGACCCGGAGCTTCGAGGACGTCTGGCACCTGATGTTCCACGGCGAGCTGCCCGACGCCCCGGCCCGTGCCGCCTTCGCCGCCCGGGTCGCCGAGCTGCGCCACCTGCCCGACGAGGTGCGCGCGGCGCTGCCCGCCCTCGCCCGCGCCGGAGCGATCTCCGGCCCGCTGGCAGGGTTGCGTACCGCGCTCTCACTGCTCGGAGCCTCGGCCGGTCACCGCCCGCTGTACGACATCGGGCCCGACCGCCGGCGCGACGACGCGCTCGCCGTCTGCGCGGCGGTGCCGACCCTGCTGACCGCGCTGCACCGGCTCGGCGAAGGGCTCGAACCCGTCGAGCCGCGCGACGATCTGCCGCACGCGGCGAACTACCTCTACATGCTCACCGGCGAGGTACCCGATCCGGTCCGCGCACGGGCCGTCGAGCGCTACCTCATCTCCACCGTCGACCACGGCTTCAACGCCTCCACCTTCACCGCGCGGGTCGTCGCCTCCACCGGGGCCGACATGGCAGCCTGTCTGGTCGCGGCGGTCGGCGCGCTCTCAGGACCGCTGCACGGCGGCGCGCCCAGCCGCGCCCTCGACACCCTGGACGCGATCGGCACCCCGGACCGGATCGACGGCTGGATCCGGGAGCAGGTCCTCTCCGGCGGACGGATCATGGGCTTCGGCCACCCCGTGTACCGCACCGAGGACCCGCGCTCGCGCATGCTGCGGGGGATCGCGGAGGAGTTCGGCGGCCCGCTCGCCGACTTCGCCGTCGAGGTGGAACGGCAGGTGGAGGTGATCCTCGCCGAGCTCAAGCCGGGCCGTGAGCTGCACACCAACGTGGAGTTCTACGCCGGGGTCGTGATGGAGCTCTGCGGACTGCCGCGGGCCATGTTCACCCCCACCTTCTGCACGGCCCGGGTGGTCGGATGGAGCGCCAACGTCCTGGAACAGGCGGCGGACTCGAAGATCATCCGCCCGGCGGCCCGCTACGTCGGGACGCCTCCGCCGCAGCCGGTCCCGGCGCCCTGA
- a CDS encoding citrate synthase — protein sequence MTDQGAHDAGTAGAERLSTREAAALLGVKPETVYAYVSRGQLSSVRAPGGRGSTFDADEVRALARRSGRREAVPPTGGADLVFRTGITLIDHDRYYYRGVDVGELAHSHCYEEVAEWLWTGELRPGVRFTAPEQALAAARRAVAALPAHSGTTDRLRVSVIAASAADPLRFDLSPVSVIGAARGLVPTLVGALRPAAGPPGGTVPGGTVPQGTGIAGPAHGGTDEGAAGYGGTGPGIVACGAGPGIAACLWPALTARAADAASLAVLDTALTLLIDHDLAASTLAVRVAASAHAHPYAVVSAGLGVLEGPLHGAASGLAHRMLREVLERGGAAPVVADHLRAGRRVPGLGHRLYGGEDPRARVLFGLLEEVPEAAAPLAAARDVVSTAARHTPLHANVDLALAVLSVSAGMPAEAGETVFAVARTAGWIAHALEEYAERPLRLRPRGQYTGPRPPQALPRPAGPGRA from the coding sequence ATGACGGATCAGGGAGCGCATGACGCCGGCACGGCGGGCGCCGAACGGCTCAGCACGCGCGAGGCGGCCGCCCTGCTGGGCGTGAAGCCGGAGACGGTGTACGCCTATGTCAGCCGGGGCCAGCTCAGCAGCGTCCGCGCGCCCGGCGGCCGGGGCAGTACGTTCGACGCCGACGAGGTCCGCGCGCTGGCCCGCCGTTCCGGCCGACGCGAGGCCGTACCGCCGACGGGCGGCGCCGACCTGGTCTTCCGCACCGGCATCACCCTCATCGACCACGACCGGTACTACTACCGGGGCGTCGACGTCGGCGAACTCGCGCACAGCCACTGCTACGAGGAAGTGGCGGAGTGGCTGTGGACGGGCGAACTCCGCCCGGGAGTCCGGTTCACCGCTCCGGAACAGGCCCTGGCGGCGGCCCGGCGGGCCGTCGCCGCCCTCCCCGCGCACAGTGGGACGACGGACCGGCTCCGGGTCTCCGTCATCGCCGCGTCGGCCGCCGACCCGCTCCGGTTCGACCTCTCCCCCGTCTCGGTCATCGGCGCGGCGCGGGGCCTCGTCCCGACCCTGGTGGGCGCACTGCGCCCGGCGGCCGGCCCACCCGGCGGCACGGTACCGGGAGGGACGGTCCCGCAAGGCACCGGCATCGCGGGGCCGGCCCACGGCGGTACGGACGAAGGTGCCGCGGGGTACGGCGGTACGGGCCCCGGCATCGTGGCGTGCGGTGCGGGCCCCGGCATCGCGGCGTGCTTGTGGCCCGCGCTCACCGCGCGCGCCGCCGACGCCGCGTCACTCGCGGTGCTGGACACGGCGCTGACGCTGCTCATCGACCACGACCTCGCCGCGTCCACCCTCGCCGTCCGGGTGGCCGCCTCCGCACACGCGCATCCGTACGCCGTCGTCTCGGCGGGACTCGGGGTCCTGGAAGGGCCCCTGCACGGTGCGGCCAGCGGGCTCGCCCACCGGATGCTGCGCGAAGTCCTGGAGCGGGGCGGCGCCGCACCGGTGGTCGCCGACCACCTCCGGGCCGGCCGGCGCGTTCCCGGGCTCGGCCACCGCCTCTACGGCGGGGAAGACCCGCGGGCCCGGGTCCTGTTCGGTCTGCTGGAGGAGGTGCCCGAGGCAGCCGCGCCGCTCGCGGCCGCACGCGACGTGGTGTCCACCGCCGCCCGGCACACCCCCCTGCACGCCAATGTCGATCTGGCGCTGGCGGTCCTCTCGGTCTCCGCGGGGATGCCCGCGGAGGCGGGCGAGACCGTCTTCGCGGTGGCCCGTACGGCGGGCTGGATCGCGCACGCCCTGGAGGAGTACGCGGAGCGCCCCCTGCGTCTGCGGCCTCGCGGCCAGTACACCGGACCCCGCCCGCCCCAGGCGCTGCCACGGCCGGCTGGGCCGGGCCGCGCCTGA
- a CDS encoding LacI family DNA-binding transcriptional regulator translates to MTRRLAQVAQKVGVSEATVSRVLNGKPGVSDATRQAVLSALDVLGYERPTQLRGERARLVGLVLPELQNPIFPAFAEVVGGALAQQGLTPVLCTQTKGGVSEADYVDLLLQQQVSGVVFAGGLYHQADAAHDHYKLLADRRIPVVLINAAIAELGFPGVSCDDSVAVEQAWRHLASLGHERIGLVLGPADHVPSQRKLDAARQLAREYGTSIPDERVARAMFSLEGGQAAASRLLDQGVTGIICGSDPLALGAVRAVRRRGLSVPRDVSVVGYDDSAFMNCTEPPLTTVRQPIEAMGRAAVELLSVQIGGKAVPSDELLFEPELVVRGSTAPPSRENSH, encoded by the coding sequence ATGACGCGAAGACTTGCTCAGGTGGCGCAGAAGGTCGGGGTCAGCGAGGCCACGGTCAGCCGGGTGCTGAACGGTAAGCCAGGCGTCTCGGACGCCACCCGGCAGGCGGTGCTCTCCGCGTTGGACGTGCTCGGTTACGAGCGCCCGACCCAGCTGCGGGGCGAGCGGGCCAGGCTGGTCGGGCTCGTCCTGCCCGAGCTCCAGAACCCCATCTTCCCCGCCTTCGCGGAGGTGGTCGGCGGCGCCCTCGCCCAGCAGGGGCTCACGCCCGTGCTCTGCACGCAGACCAAGGGCGGTGTCTCCGAGGCGGACTACGTGGACCTGCTGCTCCAGCAGCAGGTGTCCGGCGTGGTCTTCGCCGGCGGGCTGTACCACCAGGCGGACGCCGCGCACGACCACTACAAGCTGCTCGCGGACCGGCGCATCCCCGTCGTGCTCATCAACGCGGCCATCGCCGAACTCGGTTTCCCGGGCGTCTCCTGCGACGACTCCGTCGCGGTCGAGCAGGCATGGCGGCACCTCGCCTCACTCGGTCACGAGCGGATCGGTCTGGTGCTCGGCCCCGCCGACCACGTCCCCTCCCAGCGCAAGCTCGACGCCGCACGCCAACTGGCCCGTGAGTACGGGACGTCGATCCCCGACGAGCGGGTCGCGCGGGCCATGTTCTCGCTGGAGGGCGGTCAGGCGGCAGCGTCCCGGCTGCTCGACCAGGGCGTCACCGGCATCATCTGCGGCAGCGACCCGCTCGCGCTCGGCGCGGTCCGGGCGGTCCGCCGCCGAGGGCTCTCCGTGCCCCGTGACGTCTCCGTGGTCGGCTACGACGACTCCGCCTTCATGAACTGCACCGAACCGCCCCTGACGACGGTCCGCCAGCCCATCGAGGCCATGGGCCGGGCTGCCGTCGAGCTGCTGTCCGTGCAGATCGGGGGCAAGGCCGTGCCCTCCGACGAACTGCTCTTCGAGCCCGAACTGGTGGTGCGCGGCTCGACCGCCCCGCCGTCGCGCGAGAATTCGCACTGA
- a CDS encoding cation acetate symporter, whose product MSGSQQTLALVLFSAFIAVTLGITTWAGRTRQGSAEEFYAGGRLFSPMENGFALAGDYLSAASFLGISGLIALFGYDGMLYSVGFFVAWLVVLLLVAELVRNCGRFTLADVVAARMAERPVRTAVGASSVTVSVLYLVAQMVGAGSLVALLLGGTSGAARSWTVVGVGALMVVYVSLGGMRATTWIQIVKAVLLMAGAIALTVTVLVHFHGDVDALLTTAAERSGHGADFLAPGLTYGGSWTARFDFISLGVALVLGTAGLPHILSRFYTVPTARAARRSVIWAIGLIGCFYLMTIVLGLGAAAVVGPAEVRASGGAGNTAVPLLALELGGGEGSTGGTILFAVVAAIAFATILAVVAGITLASSASVAHDLYASLRRPGGEPFGEVAVARVAAAGIGVVAIGLGLLAQDLNVAFLVGLAFAVAASANLPALLYSLFWKSFTTRGAVWAVYGGLVPALVLVLLSPVVSGGPASLFPGVDFQLFPLENPGLVSIPLGFLAGWIGTVTSAAPADEDKHAEMEVRSLTGAGAV is encoded by the coding sequence GTGAGCGGGAGCCAGCAGACCCTGGCGCTGGTGCTGTTCAGCGCGTTCATCGCCGTCACCCTCGGCATCACCACCTGGGCGGGCCGTACCCGCCAGGGCTCCGCGGAGGAGTTCTACGCCGGCGGTCGCCTGTTCTCGCCCATGGAGAACGGTTTCGCCCTCGCGGGCGACTACCTGTCCGCCGCCTCGTTCCTCGGTATCTCCGGGCTGATCGCCCTCTTCGGCTACGACGGGATGCTGTACTCGGTCGGCTTCTTCGTCGCCTGGCTGGTCGTGCTGCTGCTCGTGGCCGAACTGGTGCGCAACTGCGGGCGGTTCACCCTCGCCGACGTGGTCGCCGCACGCATGGCCGAGCGACCGGTGCGCACCGCGGTCGGTGCGTCCTCGGTGACCGTCTCCGTGCTGTACCTCGTCGCGCAGATGGTCGGTGCCGGCAGCCTGGTCGCCCTGCTCCTCGGGGGTACCAGCGGTGCCGCCCGCTCCTGGACCGTGGTCGGGGTCGGCGCGCTCATGGTGGTCTACGTCTCCCTGGGCGGCATGCGGGCGACCACCTGGATCCAGATCGTCAAGGCGGTGCTGCTCATGGCGGGCGCGATCGCCCTCACCGTGACCGTGCTGGTCCACTTCCACGGAGACGTCGACGCGCTGCTCACCACGGCCGCCGAGCGCAGCGGCCACGGTGCGGACTTCCTGGCGCCGGGCCTCACGTACGGAGGCAGTTGGACGGCGCGGTTCGACTTCATCAGCCTGGGAGTGGCACTGGTGCTCGGGACGGCCGGGCTGCCGCACATCCTGTCGCGCTTCTACACGGTCCCGACGGCCCGCGCGGCCCGCCGGTCCGTGATCTGGGCGATCGGGCTGATCGGGTGCTTCTACCTGATGACCATCGTGCTCGGCCTCGGCGCCGCCGCGGTCGTCGGTCCCGCGGAGGTCCGGGCCTCCGGCGGGGCCGGAAACACGGCGGTGCCCCTGCTGGCGCTGGAGCTGGGCGGCGGGGAGGGGTCCACCGGCGGGACGATCCTCTTCGCCGTGGTCGCCGCCATCGCCTTCGCCACGATCCTGGCCGTGGTCGCGGGGATCACCCTCGCCTCCTCGGCCTCGGTCGCCCACGACCTCTACGCCTCGCTCCGCCGCCCGGGCGGCGAGCCGTTCGGCGAGGTCGCCGTGGCCCGGGTGGCGGCTGCCGGGATCGGGGTGGTCGCCATCGGTCTCGGGCTGCTCGCCCAGGACCTCAACGTCGCCTTCCTCGTCGGGCTGGCCTTCGCGGTGGCCGCCTCGGCCAACCTCCCGGCGCTGCTGTACTCGCTCTTCTGGAAGAGCTTCACCACCCGCGGTGCCGTCTGGGCGGTGTACGGAGGACTCGTCCCCGCGCTCGTACTCGTTCTGCTCTCGCCGGTCGTCTCCGGCGGACCCGCCTCGCTCTTCCCGGGGGTCGACTTCCAGCTCTTTCCCCTGGAGAATCCCGGTCTCGTCTCCATTCCGCTCGGCTTCCTCGCGGGGTGGATCGGCACCGTCACCTCCGCCGCCCCGGCCGACGAGGACAAGCACGCGGAGATGGAAGTCAGGTCGCTGACCGGAGCGGGCGCGGTCTGA
- a CDS encoding DUF485 domain-containing protein, translating to MEKEAGRAAAATRLDGPWYDAPAPGRGEQDGTRPDAGPVAGVPRSGPGAADIYREVQRSEAFREVRRRYRRFVLPTTFAFLLWYLAYVVAATGAHGLMARPVAGAVNVAMIAGLGQFLTTFLLTWAYARHARLRRDRAALDLRWETQELTREAER from the coding sequence GTGGAGAAGGAAGCAGGGCGGGCGGCTGCGGCGACACGGCTCGACGGCCCGTGGTACGACGCGCCTGCCCCGGGACGGGGCGAGCAGGACGGCACGCGGCCCGACGCGGGTCCGGTGGCCGGGGTTCCGCGGAGCGGCCCCGGCGCTGCCGACATCTACCGGGAGGTCCAGCGCAGCGAAGCCTTCCGTGAAGTGCGGCGAAGGTACCGCCGGTTCGTCCTGCCGACGACCTTCGCGTTCCTCCTCTGGTACCTCGCCTACGTGGTCGCCGCCACCGGTGCGCACGGGCTGATGGCCCGTCCGGTGGCCGGGGCGGTGAACGTCGCCATGATCGCCGGGCTCGGTCAGTTCCTCACCACCTTCCTGCTGACCTGGGCGTACGCGCGCCACGCGCGGCTCCGCCGGGACCGGGCCGCGCTGGACCTGCGCTGGGAGACGCAGGAGCTGACCCGGGAGGCCGAGCGGTGA
- a CDS encoding DNA topoisomerase IV subunit B: MTADTSVPSTALLTGAGGVVDKDSSNYTARHLLVLEGLEAVRKRPGMYIGSTDSRGLMHCLWEIIDNSVDEALGGHCDHIEVILHDDSSVEVRDNGRGIPVDVEPKTGLSGVEVVMTKLHAGGKFGGGSYAASGGLHGVGASVVNALSARLDVEVDRNSSTHSISFRRGVPGAFVAQGPESPFDPANGLRKTKRVPKARTGTRIRYWADRQIFLKDAKLDLETLYQRARQTAFLVNGLTIVVRDERGLDGVGPSEETFRFDGGISEFCEFLAQDKAVCDVQRLTGQGTFKETVPVLDERGHMTPTEVTRELAVDIALRWGTGYDTVVKSFVNIIATPKGGTHVAGFERSLTRTVNESLRAAKLLRVAEDDVVKDDALEGLTAVVTVRLAEPQFEGQTKEVLGTSAANRIVSAVVAKELKAFLTSTKRDAKAQARAVLDKAVAAARTRIAARQHKDAQRRKTALESSSLPAKLADCRSDDVDRSELFIVEGDSALGTAKLARNSEFQALLPIRGKILNVQKASVSDMLKNAECGAIIQVIGAGSGRTFDIDAARYGKIVLLVDADVDGAHIRILLLTLFQRYMRPMVEAGRVFAAVPPLHRIELVQPKKGQDKYIYTYSDGELRQTLVDLRRKNVRFKDSIQRYKGLGEMDADQLAETTMDPRFRTLRRINIGDLDSAESVFDLLMGNEVAPRKEFITNSAATLDRSRIDA; encoded by the coding sequence GTGACCGCCGATACGTCCGTGCCGTCCACTGCGCTGCTGACCGGAGCCGGCGGCGTCGTCGACAAGGACAGCTCCAACTACACCGCGCGGCACCTTCTCGTCCTCGAAGGGCTGGAGGCCGTCCGCAAGCGCCCCGGCATGTACATCGGGTCGACCGACAGCCGCGGCCTCATGCACTGCCTCTGGGAGATCATCGACAACTCGGTCGACGAGGCCCTCGGCGGCCACTGCGACCACATCGAGGTGATCCTCCACGACGACTCCTCGGTCGAGGTCCGCGACAACGGCCGCGGCATCCCCGTGGACGTCGAGCCCAAGACCGGGCTCTCCGGCGTCGAGGTCGTCATGACCAAGCTCCACGCGGGCGGCAAGTTCGGCGGCGGCTCCTACGCCGCGTCCGGCGGTCTGCACGGTGTGGGCGCCTCCGTCGTCAACGCGCTCTCCGCGCGGCTCGACGTGGAGGTGGACCGCAACAGCTCCACCCACTCCATCAGCTTCCGGCGCGGGGTGCCGGGCGCCTTCGTCGCGCAGGGGCCGGAGAGTCCGTTCGACCCGGCCAACGGGCTCCGCAAGACCAAGCGGGTGCCCAAGGCGCGCACCGGGACCAGGATCAGGTACTGGGCCGACCGGCAGATCTTCCTCAAGGACGCCAAGCTCGACCTGGAGACGCTGTACCAGCGCGCCCGCCAGACGGCCTTCCTCGTGAACGGGCTCACCATCGTCGTGCGCGACGAGCGCGGCCTGGACGGCGTGGGCCCGTCGGAGGAGACGTTCCGCTTCGACGGCGGCATCAGTGAGTTCTGCGAGTTCCTCGCCCAGGACAAGGCCGTCTGCGACGTGCAGCGGCTGACCGGGCAGGGCACCTTCAAGGAGACCGTCCCGGTCCTCGACGAGCGCGGACACATGACCCCCACCGAGGTCACCCGCGAGCTGGCCGTCGACATCGCACTGCGCTGGGGCACCGGCTACGACACCGTGGTCAAGTCCTTCGTGAACATCATCGCCACCCCCAAGGGCGGCACCCACGTGGCCGGATTCGAGCGCTCGCTGACCCGCACGGTCAACGAGTCGCTGCGCGCCGCCAAGCTGCTCCGGGTCGCCGAGGACGACGTCGTCAAGGACGATGCCCTGGAGGGCCTCACGGCAGTCGTCACCGTCCGGCTCGCCGAGCCCCAGTTCGAGGGCCAGACCAAGGAGGTGCTCGGCACCTCGGCCGCCAACCGGATCGTCTCCGCCGTGGTGGCCAAGGAGCTCAAGGCCTTCCTCACGTCGACCAAGCGCGACGCCAAGGCCCAGGCCAGGGCCGTGCTCGACAAGGCCGTGGCCGCCGCCCGCACCCGTATCGCCGCGCGGCAGCACAAGGACGCCCAGCGCCGCAAGACGGCTCTGGAGTCCTCCTCCCTCCCCGCGAAGCTGGCCGACTGCCGCAGCGACGACGTGGACCGCAGCGAGCTCTTCATCGTCGAGGGGGACTCCGCCCTGGGCACGGCCAAGCTCGCGCGCAACAGCGAGTTCCAGGCGCTGCTGCCCATCCGGGGCAAGATCCTCAACGTCCAGAAGGCATCCGTCTCGGACATGCTGAAGAACGCCGAGTGCGGGGCGATCATCCAGGTCATAGGGGCGGGGTCCGGGCGGACCTTCGACATCGACGCCGCCCGCTACGGCAAGATCGTCCTGCTGGTGGACGCCGACGTCGACGGCGCGCACATCCGGATCCTGCTGCTGACGCTCTTCCAGCGGTACATGCGGCCCATGGTGGAAGCCGGCCGGGTCTTCGCGGCGGTGCCCCCGCTCCACCGCATCGAGCTGGTCCAGCCGAAGAAGGGCCAGGACAAGTACATCTACACGTACTCGGACGGCGAACTGCGCCAGACGCTGGTGGACCTGCGGCGTAAGAACGTCCGGTTCAAGGACTCCATCCAGCGGTACAAGGGTCTCGGTGAGATGGACGCCGACCAGTTGGCCGAGACCACGATGGACCCCCGCTTCCGGACACTGCGACGGATCAACATCGGCGACCTGGATTCCGCGGAGAGCGTCTTCGACCTGCTGATGGGCAACGAGGTCGCGCCCCGCAAGGAGTTCATCACCAACTCGGCGGCGACCCTGGACCGTTCGCGCATCGACGCCTGA
- a CDS encoding serine protease, translating to MSHRFARALTGAVALSTAAALAAGSQASAATGGIIIGGEPASVADSPWVVALSSRALFGESRGGQFCGAVVIAPAKVITAAHCLGPDVLGGDVADVPDLRVVAGRDDLRGAGGQELPVKDAWINPSYDPGTNVGDVAVLTLATALPEESPLPVARDGDAAYLAGSKALVYGWGDTSGYGTYASTLRAAEVQVLSDEACALAYPGGTRGTYDASSMVCAGDPQGGYDACQGDSGGPLVVDGRLIGLVSWGNGCARADSPGVYTRVSAAVTWADGRI from the coding sequence ATGTCCCACAGGTTCGCTCGTGCCCTGACCGGAGCGGTCGCGCTGTCGACCGCCGCCGCGCTCGCGGCCGGATCCCAGGCGTCGGCGGCGACCGGCGGCATCATCATCGGAGGGGAGCCCGCCAGCGTGGCCGACAGCCCGTGGGTGGTGGCGCTGTCCAGCCGCGCCCTGTTCGGGGAGTCGCGCGGCGGGCAGTTCTGCGGGGCGGTGGTGATCGCTCCGGCCAAGGTGATCACGGCAGCCCACTGCCTCGGCCCCGACGTCCTCGGAGGCGACGTGGCCGACGTACCGGATCTGCGGGTCGTCGCGGGCCGGGACGACCTGCGCGGCGCCGGAGGGCAGGAGCTGCCGGTGAAGGACGCCTGGATCAACCCCTCGTACGACCCCGGTACCAACGTGGGGGACGTCGCCGTGCTGACACTGGCCACGGCCCTGCCGGAGGAAAGTCCTCTCCCGGTCGCCCGGGACGGTGACGCGGCCTACCTCGCGGGCTCGAAGGCGCTGGTCTACGGGTGGGGGGACACGTCGGGATACGGCACGTACGCGTCGACACTGCGCGCGGCCGAGGTACAGGTCCTGTCGGACGAGGCCTGCGCCCTCGCCTACCCGGGTGGTACGCGCGGGACGTACGACGCCTCCTCGATGGTCTGCGCGGGCGACCCCCAGGGGGGCTACGACGCGTGCCAGGGAGACAGCGGGGGGCCGCTGGTGGTCGACGGGCGCCTCATCGGACTGGTCTCCTGGGGCAACGGCTGCGCCCGCGCCGACAGCCCGGGGGTCTACACACGGGTCTCCGCCGCGGTCACGTGGGCGGACGGCAGGATCTGA
- a CDS encoding RNA polymerase sigma factor yields MSASTSRTLPPEIAESESVTALIERGKADGQIAGDDVRRAFEADQIPPTQWKNVLRSLNQILEEEGVTLMVSAAESPKRARKSVAAKTPVKRTATKTVAAKTTVTRTVAASAAPAVDSADAAGESGAVPAKKAVAKKAAVKKTAAKKTVAKKTAAKKSGKQDDDLLDGDEAVEDAKVGKAEDEEGEGENKGFVLSDDDEDDAPAQQVAVAGATADPVKDYLKQIGKVPLLNAEQEVELAKRIEAGLFAEDKLANADKLAPKLKRELEIIAEDGRRAKNHLLEANLRLVVSLAKRYTGRGMLFLDLIQEGNLGLIRAVEKFDYTKGYKFSTYATWWIRQAITRAMADQARTIRIPVHMVEVINKLARVQRQMLQDLGREPTPEELAKELDMTPEKVIEVQKYGREPISLHTPLGEDGDSEFGDLIEDSEAVVPADAVSFTLLQEQLHSVLDTLSEREAGVVSMRFGLTDGQPKTLDEIGKVYGVTRERIRQIESKTMSKLRHPSRSQVLRDYLD; encoded by the coding sequence GTGTCGGCCAGCACATCCCGTACGCTCCCGCCGGAGATCGCCGAGTCCGAGTCCGTCACGGCGCTCATTGAGCGGGGAAAGGCTGATGGGCAGATCGCCGGCGACGACGTGCGTCGGGCCTTCGAGGCTGACCAGATTCCGCCAACCCAGTGGAAGAATGTTCTGCGCAGCCTCAATCAGATCCTCGAGGAAGAGGGTGTGACGCTGATGGTCAGTGCCGCGGAGTCGCCGAAGCGCGCCCGCAAGAGCGTCGCCGCGAAGACCCCGGTCAAGCGCACCGCCACCAAGACGGTCGCGGCGAAGACGACCGTGACGAGGACCGTCGCGGCGTCCGCCGCCCCCGCCGTCGACAGCGCGGACGCGGCCGGGGAGTCCGGCGCCGTCCCCGCCAAGAAGGCGGTGGCCAAGAAGGCCGCCGTGAAGAAGACCGCCGCGAAGAAGACCGTGGCCAAGAAGACCGCCGCCAAGAAGTCGGGCAAGCAGGACGACGACCTCCTCGACGGTGACGAGGCGGTCGAGGACGCCAAGGTCGGCAAGGCCGAGGACGAGGAGGGCGAGGGCGAGAACAAGGGCTTCGTCCTCTCCGACGACGACGAGGACGACGCGCCCGCGCAGCAGGTCGCCGTCGCCGGCGCCACCGCCGACCCGGTCAAGGACTACCTGAAGCAGATCGGCAAGGTCCCCCTCCTCAACGCCGAGCAGGAGGTGGAGCTCGCCAAGCGCATCGAGGCGGGTCTCTTCGCCGAGGACAAGCTGGCGAACGCCGACAAGCTCGCGCCGAAGCTCAAGCGTGAGCTGGAGATCATCGCCGAGGACGGCCGCCGGGCCAAGAACCACCTGCTGGAGGCCAACCTCCGTCTCGTGGTCTCGCTGGCCAAGCGGTACACCGGTCGCGGCATGCTCTTCCTGGACCTGATCCAGGAGGGCAACCTCGGTCTGATCCGAGCCGTCGAGAAGTTCGACTACACCAAGGGCTACAAGTTCTCCACGTACGCCACCTGGTGGATCCGCCAGGCGATCACCCGCGCCATGGCCGACCAGGCCCGCACCATCCGTATCCCGGTGCACATGGTCGAGGTCATCAACAAGCTGGCGCGCGTCCAGCGGCAGATGCTCCAGGACCTGGGCCGCGAGCCCACCCCGGAGGAGCTGGCCAAGGAACTCGACATGACCCCCGAGAAGGTCATCGAGGTCCAGAAGTACGGGCGTGAGCCGATCTCCCTCCACACTCCGCTGGGTGAGGACGGGGACAGCGAGTTCGGTGACCTGATCGAGGACTCCGAGGCAGTCGTCCCGGCCGACGCCGTGAGCTTCACCCTCCTCCAGGAGCAGCTGCACTCGGTGCTCGACACCCTCTCCGAGCGTGAGGCCGGCGTGGTCTCCATGCGCTTCGGTCTCACCGACGGCCAGCCGAAGACGCTGGACGAGATCGGGAAGGTCTACGGCGTGACGCGCGAGCGCATCCGGCAGATCGAGTCGAAGACGATGTCGAAGCTCCGGCACCCGTCGCGGTCGCAGGTCCTCCGGGACTACCTCGACTAG